From Halobacteriovorax sp. GB3, a single genomic window includes:
- a CDS encoding ATP-binding cassette domain-containing protein, with the protein MTYTITINRLERGRKTLLKNINLTLAKNDRVALIGANGAGKTTLLSYLNKHHFANSSALLKQELDNAVTIQSLFFPDQTELGKLYSLIQKEAATLDDIQRYEELGGYLFEGRVLNYLEQYGFSLERKITSLSGGERKILSLKKIEFQEREILLLDEPTNHMDEQNREILKEFIHSYRGCILCISHDIDFIQECFRRTWVIENGEIEDYPMSVKDYFLQKERKRRNNELLKEDLRKKEDILKSSFEKKKIEATKQDSFKQPRSITKTGRVCKRDAGAGSAQFRAQSLHKGTKSIERSLEMIHEKKAQLSLAREPSYSLNLKSISKSKGRLISVERFCLKEKEGLLSFSLSSSEKVWLQAPNAWGKSSLLKIIEGEEIPYIGDVYSHKSMKVMSFKQFIEREELLYRKLDSYDKEKREEIHTLYCSWGGEFLSLKNREQLSSGQKVKLWMAMASISQYDLLLFDEPESHLDLFSRRMLESFMKNYQGAILLITHDTSIVDSSVFTKVVPS; encoded by the coding sequence ATGACTTATACGATAACGATAAATCGCTTAGAGCGAGGAAGAAAAACACTTTTAAAAAATATCAATTTAACGTTAGCAAAGAATGATAGAGTTGCTCTGATTGGTGCCAATGGTGCAGGCAAGACAACTCTTCTAAGTTATTTAAATAAACATCACTTTGCTAACTCAAGTGCTCTATTGAAGCAGGAGTTAGACAATGCAGTCACAATTCAATCACTATTTTTTCCAGATCAAACTGAACTTGGAAAACTTTATTCACTCATTCAAAAAGAAGCGGCCACTCTCGATGATATCCAACGATATGAAGAATTGGGAGGCTATCTTTTTGAAGGACGAGTCTTAAACTATCTTGAACAATATGGGTTTTCATTAGAGCGGAAGATCACATCACTTAGTGGAGGCGAGAGAAAAATTCTTTCTTTAAAAAAGATCGAGTTTCAAGAAAGAGAAATTCTCTTACTAGATGAGCCCACAAATCATATGGATGAACAAAATAGAGAAATTCTAAAAGAATTTATTCATTCATATCGAGGTTGTATTCTTTGTATATCCCACGATATCGATTTTATCCAAGAATGTTTTCGAAGAACTTGGGTCATTGAGAATGGGGAAATTGAAGATTACCCTATGAGTGTTAAAGACTACTTTCTTCAAAAAGAGAGAAAGCGAAGAAACAACGAACTTCTAAAAGAAGATTTAAGAAAAAAAGAAGATATTCTCAAATCGTCTTTTGAAAAAAAGAAAATTGAAGCGACTAAACAGGACTCTTTTAAGCAACCACGATCCATTACAAAAACAGGGAGAGTGTGTAAAAGGGATGCTGGTGCTGGCTCAGCACAATTTCGAGCTCAGTCTCTTCATAAAGGCACTAAAAGTATAGAGCGATCGCTGGAGATGATTCATGAAAAGAAGGCCCAACTAAGTTTAGCGAGAGAGCCTAGTTACTCTTTGAATTTAAAAAGCATTTCAAAGTCCAAGGGGCGCTTGATTTCTGTTGAGAGATTTTGCTTAAAAGAGAAAGAGGGCCTGCTTAGCTTCTCTCTTTCATCAAGTGAGAAAGTTTGGTTACAGGCTCCTAATGCCTGGGGAAAGTCCTCACTGCTAAAGATTATTGAGGGAGAAGAAATTCCCTATATTGGTGATGTCTATTCACACAAATCGATGAAAGTGATGAGCTTTAAGCAATTTATCGAGCGTGAAGAACTTCTTTATAGAAAATTGGACTCTTATGATAAAGAGAAGAGAGAAGAGATTCACACTCTTTACTGCTCTTGGGGAGGAGAGTTCTTATCGCTTAAAAATCGAGAGCAGCTCTCATCGGGTCAAAAGGTTAAGCTATGGATGGCCATGGCCTCTATCTCACAATATGACCTTCTTCTTTTTGATGAACCAGAGAGTCATTTAGACTTGTTTTCAAGAAGAATGCTTGAGAGTTTTATGAAAAATTATCAAGGAGCGATTCTTTTGATTACCCATGATACCAGTATAGTTGATTCGAGTGTTTTTACTAAGGTTGTTCCCTCTTAA
- a CDS encoding YajQ family cyclic di-GMP-binding protein, with the protein MPSFDLVSKLDMGEMKNVVNMAQKQISGRYDFKGSNTSIDFKGEEALEIKASDDYKMTAALDILRQNMAKRNVGMRSIDPQDIEPSGNQMFKQTILIKAGIDKEQGKKINKAIKESGIKVTSSYLDEKVRVQGKKIDDLQAVFQYLKSHKDVVVDLQMENMKR; encoded by the coding sequence ATGCCTTCATTTGATTTAGTTTCTAAGCTTGATATGGGCGAGATGAAAAACGTTGTAAACATGGCCCAAAAGCAAATTTCTGGTCGCTATGACTTTAAAGGCTCTAATACATCGATTGACTTTAAGGGTGAGGAAGCCCTTGAGATTAAGGCCAGTGATGATTATAAAATGACTGCTGCCCTCGATATTTTAAGACAAAATATGGCCAAGAGAAATGTTGGTATGAGATCAATAGATCCTCAAGATATTGAACCATCAGGAAACCAGATGTTTAAACAGACTATTCTTATCAAGGCAGGAATTGATAAAGAACAAGGAAAGAAAATCAATAAGGCCATTAAAGAGTCTGGAATTAAAGTGACATCGAGCTATCTTGACGAAAAAGTTCGTGTTCAAGGAAAGAAGATCGATGATCTTCAGGCCGTCTTCCAATATTTAAAGTCTCATAAAGATGTTGTCGTTGATTTACAGATGGAGAATATGAAGCGCTAA
- a CDS encoding glycerophosphodiester phosphodiesterase family protein has product MREAFIDRLAIAHRGLHRDGIPENTLGAFEQAIKYGYAIEIDVHLSADKEVVVFHDQTLKRAANRDIAVEKTAYSEFRDIEIFNSKATIPTLQEVLDLVDTQVPLVIELKTYDLSIELAQRVYQILSHYEGKVAIQSFNPIPLIWLRQQSRDLCLGVLTGSLDGAVLPWYKWLTLKYMILCPLVRPDYFGLEYRKTNRFQELIASSFYQRPIVNWVICDESEREDSLNQGRNIIFENFLPEKLSY; this is encoded by the coding sequence ATGAGAGAAGCTTTTATAGACCGACTAGCTATTGCTCATCGTGGTCTTCATCGAGATGGTATTCCTGAAAATACATTAGGCGCTTTTGAACAGGCGATTAAGTATGGGTACGCCATCGAAATTGATGTTCATTTAAGTGCGGACAAAGAAGTTGTCGTCTTTCACGATCAAACTTTAAAGCGTGCTGCTAATCGCGATATCGCTGTTGAAAAAACGGCTTATAGTGAATTTAGAGATATTGAAATCTTTAATTCAAAAGCAACCATACCAACACTTCAAGAGGTCTTAGATCTAGTTGATACTCAAGTTCCTCTAGTGATTGAATTAAAAACCTACGATCTTTCAATTGAATTAGCACAAAGAGTTTACCAAATCCTCTCTCACTATGAGGGGAAGGTCGCTATTCAGTCATTTAATCCAATCCCACTAATCTGGCTTCGTCAGCAGAGTCGAGATTTGTGTCTTGGCGTTTTAACGGGAAGTTTGGATGGGGCAGTACTTCCTTGGTACAAGTGGCTTACTTTGAAATATATGATCCTTTGTCCTCTTGTTCGACCTGATTACTTTGGCCTAGAGTATAGAAAAACCAATCGTTTTCAAGAATTGATAGCTTCTAGCTTTTATCAAAGACCAATCGTCAATTGGGTTATTTGTGATGAATCTGAAAGAGAGGATAGTCTCAATCAGGGCCGTAATATTATTTTTGAAAATTTTCTACCAGAAAAGTTGAGTTATTAA
- a CDS encoding NUDIX hydrolase, translated as MLKKWKELSSKEILKAHVFRYIQKVRQTPDGKKEGTFDVLHCANWINILAFDEKNQLIMVKQYRHGTDEISLELPAGVIDPNESALDAAKRELQEETGYSSKNWQEIGVLKPNPAFIDNTCSFFLAKDCKKTHETNFDYFEEIETHLYDLDEVKEMIRAKKIGHSLVACGLYFYDNLI; from the coding sequence ATGCTTAAGAAATGGAAAGAACTTAGTTCAAAAGAAATTCTAAAGGCCCATGTTTTTCGCTACATCCAAAAAGTTCGTCAAACACCAGACGGTAAAAAAGAGGGAACTTTTGATGTTCTTCATTGTGCCAATTGGATTAATATCTTGGCCTTCGATGAAAAAAATCAATTGATCATGGTGAAACAATATCGTCATGGAACCGATGAAATCAGTCTTGAGCTACCGGCAGGGGTAATTGATCCTAATGAATCAGCTTTAGATGCAGCTAAAAGAGAGCTGCAAGAAGAGACAGGTTATAGCTCTAAAAATTGGCAAGAAATTGGGGTTCTTAAACCAAACCCGGCCTTCATTGACAACACTTGTAGCTTCTTTCTAGCAAAAGACTGCAAGAAGACTCATGAGACGAACTTTGATTACTTTGAAGAAATAGAAACTCATCTCTATGATCTTGATGAAGTTAAAGAGATGATAAGAGCGAAAAAAATAGGCCACTCGTTAGTGGCCTGTGGATTATATTTTTACGACAATCTAATTTGA
- a CDS encoding NYN domain-containing protein: protein MSFEVLINQSVAILVDGNNIERSIHTITNSQTTMVNFDTVVPRLLDNRGLNRLIYFREGKNISSKLRERLHNFYHGSVIACHKSADIPLTIKATQLASKVDSIIIMSGDSDYVELVRHLKGEGVRVEIAAIEETTSRVLIEEADYFHPILESDIFELPSQQRSNQRSNQRSSQKKTQKKGQNKKKAPSKKSN from the coding sequence ATGAGTTTTGAAGTACTCATCAATCAATCTGTGGCCATACTCGTCGATGGAAATAACATCGAAAGAAGTATCCACACAATCACAAACAGCCAAACAACGATGGTTAATTTTGATACCGTTGTTCCAAGACTTCTCGACAACAGAGGACTCAACCGCCTAATTTACTTTAGAGAGGGTAAGAACATCTCTTCTAAGCTTCGTGAAAGGCTACACAATTTCTATCATGGTTCAGTTATTGCTTGTCACAAGAGCGCTGACATTCCCCTAACGATTAAGGCCACTCAACTTGCAAGTAAGGTTGACTCCATTATCATTATGTCGGGAGATAGTGATTATGTTGAGCTCGTTCGCCACTTGAAAGGTGAAGGTGTTCGCGTTGAAATTGCAGCTATTGAGGAGACGACATCGCGAGTTCTCATTGAAGAAGCTGATTACTTTCACCCAATTTTAGAAAGTGATATTTTTGAGCTTCCTTCTCAACAGAGATCAAATCAAAGATCGAATCAACGATCAAGTCAGAAAAAGACTCAGAAAAAAGGCCAAAATAAAAAGAAGGCCCCAAGTAAGAAATCAAATTAG
- a CDS encoding CPBP family intramembrane glutamic endopeptidase, translated as MKHIKIFTLTILLSFTFHSKAQMSRGFASLLPGGGQALNGDYLESFLYFTASFGLMSYAKDPKLKTVGLNIYFYNMYDAWRDAGGKPSEQETIFSHYGQSFVPTNIVDPFAISFLTLAAMNRNGARERAIDDAKRDNDQEQLHRWLLTDGWKSTLTFAAVGMGEEAFFRGFLFPAFSEYLSPWGGAIVSSALFSFAHVGATREENLARFIFGMIFCWQYASNDYKLGKNIFTHAWYDQILIGPFSVANSMNGEKLSLSERPLGIQFLLPF; from the coding sequence ATGAAGCATATCAAAATCTTTACTCTCACTATTTTATTAAGTTTCACCTTTCATTCAAAGGCCCAGATGAGTCGTGGCTTTGCGAGTCTTCTTCCAGGCGGTGGTCAGGCCTTAAACGGAGACTACCTCGAGTCCTTTCTCTATTTCACAGCAAGTTTTGGACTCATGTCCTATGCAAAAGATCCAAAGCTTAAAACAGTCGGTCTCAATATTTATTTTTATAATATGTACGATGCCTGGCGCGACGCTGGGGGAAAGCCTAGTGAGCAGGAGACCATCTTCAGTCACTACGGACAAAGTTTTGTTCCAACCAATATCGTCGATCCCTTTGCCATTTCTTTTCTCACCCTTGCGGCCATGAATCGAAATGGAGCAAGAGAGCGTGCCATTGATGATGCAAAACGTGACAACGATCAAGAGCAGCTCCATCGCTGGCTTTTAACTGATGGCTGGAAATCAACTTTAACGTTCGCCGCCGTCGGTATGGGAGAAGAGGCCTTCTTTCGCGGTTTTCTCTTTCCCGCTTTTTCCGAGTATCTAAGTCCATGGGGTGGGGCGATAGTTAGTTCAGCTCTTTTTTCATTTGCTCACGTTGGAGCAACTAGAGAGGAGAATCTCGCGCGTTTTATTTTCGGTATGATCTTTTGCTGGCAATACGCAAGCAATGACTACAAGCTTGGAAAGAATATCTTTACTCACGCTTGGTATGACCAAATTCTCATTGGTCCTTTTAGCGTCGCTAATTCGATGAATGGAGAGAAGCTTTCTTTAAGTGAGAGACCCCTTGGTATTCAGTTCTTATTGCCTTTTTAG
- a CDS encoding zinc finger domain-containing protein yields the protein MTNLVVFYQKTCGLCHKSEVKKITLAGRGTYYCPSCQR from the coding sequence GTGACAAACCTAGTTGTCTTCTATCAAAAAACTTGCGGGCTATGCCATAAAAGTGAAGTGAAGAAAATTACGCTGGCAGGTCGTGGAACTTATTATTGTCCAAGTTGCCAGCGTTGA